In Helianthus annuus cultivar XRQ/B chromosome 8, HanXRQr2.0-SUNRISE, whole genome shotgun sequence, a single genomic region encodes these proteins:
- the LOC110893067 gene encoding uncharacterized protein LOC110893067: MKEVINEIGHENVVQIITDNASTCKAAGEIVTSEFTRIYWTPCVVHTLNLALKNICSPRNVETNKTIYDECKWITEVHMDAVAIKNFIMNHNMRLSILSKFTLLRLLSVADTRFASIVVMLKRFKLVKRGLQAMVISNEWASYREDDTVKANSVKEKILDDDWWDKVSYILSFTEPIYDMIRVCDTDKPCLHLVYEMWDLMIEKLKAEIYKKEKRPLSTRSIFYDVVHQVLVVRWTKNNTPLHCLAQSLNPRYYSDAWLLADSKRLPPHRDGEISQERKTCFKRLFPNDDEHDRVLDEYALFSMKAGPFEYLTCITKMDTMEPKSWWANFGAQTPLLQTLALNYLDNLVRLHVLSEIGAPMHLSTRRRNRLTTSRAQDLVYIHNNLRILSRAPNDVVNMWDVGGDAFDSMEDVGFLEFADLS; encoded by the exons ATGAAAGAAGTTATCAACGAGATTGGTCATGAAAATGTTGTGCAAATCATCACCGACAATGCATCAACTTGTAAGGCGGCTGGAGAGATTGTCACGAGTGAGTTTACTCGCATCTATTGGACACCATGCGTGGTACATACGCTTAATCTTGCATTGAAGAATATATGTTCACCAAGGAATGTGGAAACCAATAAAACAATATATGATGAATGCAAATGGATAACAGAAGTTCACATGGATGCGGTTGCAATAAAAAACTTTATCATGAACCATAACATGAGACTCTCCATTTTAAGCAAGTTTACTCTTCTTAGATTGCTTTCGGTTGCTGATACTCGTTTTGCTTCAATTGTTGTGATGCTTAAGAGATTCAAACTTGTCAAACGGGGTCTACAAGCTATGGTCATAAGTAATGAATGGGCTTCTTATAGAGAGGATGACACGGTGAAAGCTAACTCTGTTAAAGAGAAGATTTTGGATGATGATTGGTGGGATAAAGTATCATACATTCTTAGTTTTACTGAACCGATATATGATATGATTAGAGTTTGTGACACCGACAAACCATGTCTACATTTGGTGTATGAGATGTGGGATTTAATGATTGAGAAGCTGAAGGCCGAGATCTACAAGAAAGAAAAACGTCCCTTATCTACTCGTAGTATCTTTTATGATGTTGTGCATCAAGTTTTAGTGGTTCGGTGGACGAAGAATAACACTCCTCTACATTGTTTAGCACAGTCTTTAAATCCAAG ATATTATAGTGACGCATGGTTACTTGCGGATAGTAAAAGACTCCCTCCTCATAGGGATGGAGAAATTTCACAAGAGAGGAAGACTTGTTTTAAGAGATTGTTTCCTAATGATGATGAGCATGATAGAGTCTTGGATGAGTATGCTTTGTTTTCAATGAAGGCTGGTCCTTTTGAATATTTAACATGTATTACAAAGATGGATACTATGGAACCCAAGTCATGGTGGGCTAACTTTGGTGCTCAAACCCCTCTTCTCCAAACTTTAGCTTTAAATTACTTGGACAACCTAGTTCGTCTTCATGTGTTGAGCGAAATTGGAGCACCTATGCATTTATCCACTCGAAGGAGGAACAGATTGACTACAAGTCGTGCTCAAGACTTGGTTTACATCCACAACAATCTTCGGATTTTGTCTAGGGCCCCTAATGATGTTGTAAATATGTGGGATGTGGGTGGAGATGCTTTTGACTCGATGGAAGATGTAGGATTTTTGGAGTTTGCTGATCTTTCATGA